The Staphylococcus carnosus genome has a segment encoding these proteins:
- the pheT gene encoding phenylalanine--tRNA ligase subunit beta — protein MLISKEWLESLVAVNEPVNDLAERITRTGIEVDDIIDYSAEIKKLVVGYIESKTQHPNADKLNICKVDIGEEEPVQIVCGAPNVDAGQYVIVATVGGRLPGGIKIKRAKLRGERSEGMICSLQEIGLSSNVVPKAFEEGIYNFPTEVKPGTNALEALYLNDQVMEFDLTPNRADALSMVGTAYETSALYGAPLTLPETQPDTISTSAGEELSVKVDNPEKVPYYSARVVKNVKIAPSPVWMQARLMKAGIRPINNVVDISNYVLLEYGQPLHMFDQDHIGSKEIVVRQAEAGEKMTTLDDTERELKASDIVISNGKEPIALGGVMGGDFSEVTDQTQNVVVEGAIFDPVSIRHTSRRLNLRSEASSRFEKGIATEFVDQAVDRACYLLEHYASGEVLENRVAAGDLGEFITPIQITVDKINGTIGSEMSVEDIVKSFEQLGFNTENNDGNLTVQVPSRRKDIKIKEDLIEEVARIYGYDEIPSTLPVFEDVTSGHLTDRQSKTRIVKNTIEGAGLSEAITYSLISKDRAKEFSVSDRPNIELLMPMSEAHAVLRQSLLPHLIDAAAYNVARKNDNVFLYEIGRVFFANGEGELPDEVEYLSGIMTGEYSGNAWQGKKENVDFYLAKGIIDAIAEKLDITFEYEAAKMDGLHPGRTANVLLNGDVIGFIGELHPQLAEQNDLRQRTYVFELNYDKIMNVSVGYINYEAIPKYPGVTRDIALEVDKDMTAAELIHTIKAHGHDILQDAQVFDVYEGEHMEAGKKSVAIRIAYLDRENTLTDERVTAVHDEIVEALTAQGAVIR, from the coding sequence ATGTTAATATCAAAAGAATGGTTAGAATCATTAGTTGCAGTCAATGAACCCGTTAACGATTTAGCAGAACGAATTACACGTACGGGAATTGAAGTTGACGATATTATTGATTATAGTGCAGAGATTAAAAAATTAGTTGTCGGTTATATTGAGAGTAAAACGCAACATCCAAATGCAGATAAATTAAATATTTGTAAAGTAGACATCGGTGAAGAAGAACCTGTACAAATTGTATGCGGTGCACCGAATGTAGATGCTGGACAATATGTTATCGTTGCTACTGTCGGTGGTCGTTTGCCAGGCGGCATTAAAATCAAACGTGCGAAATTACGTGGTGAACGTTCTGAAGGTATGATTTGTTCATTACAAGAAATTGGACTTTCAAGCAATGTAGTACCTAAAGCATTTGAAGAAGGAATTTATAATTTCCCAACAGAAGTGAAACCGGGTACAAATGCATTAGAGGCATTATATTTAAACGACCAAGTAATGGAGTTTGATTTAACACCAAACCGTGCAGACGCATTGAGCATGGTAGGTACAGCTTATGAAACTTCAGCATTATATGGTGCACCTTTAACATTACCTGAAACTCAACCAGATACAATCAGTACTTCAGCTGGAGAAGAACTATCTGTTAAAGTAGATAATCCAGAAAAAGTACCTTATTATAGTGCACGTGTTGTTAAGAATGTGAAAATTGCACCATCACCTGTATGGATGCAAGCACGTTTAATGAAAGCAGGCATCCGTCCAATTAATAATGTTGTAGATATATCAAACTATGTATTATTAGAATACGGTCAACCACTTCATATGTTTGACCAAGATCATATCGGATCAAAAGAAATTGTTGTTCGCCAAGCTGAAGCAGGCGAAAAAATGACAACACTTGATGATACAGAACGAGAATTAAAAGCTTCTGATATTGTTATTTCAAATGGTAAAGAACCTATCGCGCTTGGCGGTGTAATGGGCGGAGATTTTTCTGAAGTTACAGATCAAACACAAAATGTCGTTGTTGAAGGTGCGATCTTCGATCCAGTAAGCATTCGCCATACATCACGCAGATTAAACTTGCGCAGCGAAGCATCAAGTCGTTTTGAAAAAGGTATTGCTACAGAATTTGTGGATCAAGCAGTAGACCGTGCTTGCTATTTATTAGAACATTATGCAAGTGGTGAAGTACTAGAAAATCGCGTGGCAGCAGGTGATTTAGGTGAATTTATTACACCAATTCAAATTACTGTAGATAAAATCAATGGCACAATCGGTTCAGAAATGTCTGTTGAAGATATCGTGAAATCATTTGAACAACTTGGCTTTAACACTGAAAATAATGATGGCAATTTAACAGTACAAGTTCCTTCACGTCGTAAGGACATTAAAATTAAAGAAGATTTAATTGAAGAAGTTGCACGTATCTATGGATATGATGAAATACCTTCAACTTTACCAGTTTTTGAAGACGTGACAAGCGGACATTTAACAGACCGTCAATCAAAAACACGTATCGTGAAAAACACGATTGAAGGCGCAGGCTTAAGTGAAGCGATTACGTATTCATTGATTTCTAAAGACCGTGCAAAAGAATTCTCAGTCAGCGACCGTCCGAATATCGAACTATTAATGCCGATGAGTGAAGCACACGCAGTATTGCGTCAAAGTTTATTACCACACTTAATTGATGCAGCAGCTTATAATGTTGCACGTAAAAATGACAATGTATTCCTATATGAAATCGGCCGTGTCTTCTTTGCTAACGGTGAAGGAGAATTACCAGATGAAGTGGAATATTTAAGTGGTATTATGACTGGCGAATATAGCGGTAATGCTTGGCAAGGTAAAAAAGAAAATGTTGATTTCTATCTTGCGAAAGGTATCATCGATGCTATTGCAGAAAAATTAGATATCACATTTGAATATGAAGCAGCTAAGATGGATGGATTGCATCCAGGACGTACAGCTAATGTGTTATTAAATGGAGATGTCATTGGTTTCATCGGAGAATTGCATCCGCAACTTGCTGAACAAAATGATTTGAGACAACGTACGTATGTATTTGAATTGAACTACGATAAAATCATGAATGTTTCTGTAGGTTATATTAATTATGAAGCAATTCCTAAATATCCGGGTGTAACAAGAGATATTGCTTTAGAAGTAGATAAAGACATGACTGCTGCTGAATTGATTCATACAATCAAAGCACATGGTCATGATATTTTACAAGATGCACAAGTATTTGATGTCTATGAAGGTGAACATATGGAAGCAGGTAAAAAATCAGTTGCCATTCGTATTGCTTACTTAGATAGAGAAAATACATTGACTGATGAACGTGTAACTGCTGTTCATGACGAAATTGTTGAAGCATTAACAGCACAAGGCGCTGTAATCAGATAA
- the pheS gene encoding phenylalanine--tRNA ligase subunit alpha, whose protein sequence is MIQTEEMNQLKADALADISQAADEKALQDVKVKYLGKKGSVSGLMKQMKDLSNEEKPKFGQAVNEVRQAIESAIADRKSVLEQDRLNKQLEEETIDVTLPSRSIKLGATHPLTRTIQEIEDLFLGLGFEIVNGYEVEQDYYNFEALNLPKSHPARDMQDTFYITEETLLRTHTSPVQARTLEKRNGQGPVKIICPGKVYRRDSDDATHSHQFTQIEGLVVAENIKMSDLKGTLELVAKKLFGEEREIRLRPSYFPFTEPSVEVDVSCFKCGGKGCNVCKQTGWIEILGAGMVHPNVLEMAGFDSSKYTGFAFGMGPDRIAMLKYGIEDIRYFYTNDVRFLDQFKAVEDRGEA, encoded by the coding sequence ATGATCCAAACTGAAGAAATGAATCAGTTAAAAGCAGACGCACTTGCGGATATTTCGCAAGCAGCAGATGAAAAAGCATTACAAGATGTAAAAGTGAAGTATTTAGGTAAAAAAGGTTCTGTATCAGGACTTATGAAACAAATGAAAGATTTATCAAATGAAGAAAAACCGAAATTCGGTCAAGCTGTCAATGAAGTAAGACAAGCAATTGAAAGTGCGATTGCTGACCGTAAAAGTGTATTAGAGCAAGATCGTTTGAATAAACAACTTGAAGAAGAAACAATTGATGTTACACTTCCAAGTCGTTCTATCAAATTAGGTGCGACACATCCTTTAACACGTACAATTCAAGAAATTGAAGATTTATTCTTAGGTTTAGGTTTTGAAATCGTGAATGGATATGAAGTAGAACAAGATTACTATAACTTTGAAGCTTTAAACTTGCCGAAATCACACCCGGCACGTGATATGCAAGATACGTTCTATATCACAGAAGAAACATTATTACGTACTCATACTTCTCCAGTACAAGCAAGAACTTTAGAAAAACGCAATGGACAAGGTCCAGTTAAAATTATTTGTCCTGGTAAAGTGTATCGTCGTGATTCTGATGATGCGACACATAGTCATCAATTTACACAAATTGAAGGACTTGTTGTAGCAGAAAATATTAAAATGAGTGATTTAAAAGGGACTTTAGAATTAGTCGCTAAAAAACTCTTCGGTGAAGAGCGTGAAATACGTTTACGCCCTAGTTACTTCCCATTTACAGAACCATCAGTTGAAGTTGATGTATCTTGTTTCAAATGTGGAGGCAAAGGTTGCAACGTATGTAAGCAAACAGGTTGGATAGAAATTTTAGGTGCAGGTATGGTTCATCCGAATGTACTTGAAATGGCAGGTTTTGACTCTTCTAAATATACTGGATTTGCATTCGGTATGGGACCTGATCGTATCGCAATGTTGAAATACGGTATAGAAGATATTCGTTATTTCTATACAAATGACGTTCGATTCCTAGACCAATTCAAAGCTGTTGAAGATAGAGGTGAAGCATAA
- a CDS encoding TrmH family RNA methyltransferase, giving the protein MEQITSAQNAKIKHANKLKKKKERDKSGLVLVEGTHLIDEAVKSRLTIKQLFIVEPERFDIELIEAAEEQYQINFKVAEALSGTVTPQGIFAIIEKPDVSKQVEVAKQVLLLDRIQDPGNLGTLIRTADAAALDLIVMSPGSADPFQDKVLRASQGSVFHLPIISQDIKEFVQDFDGPVYGTALDNAINFNEVESQEKFGLLLGNEGQGVDPELLEYTTQRLTIPMYGEAESLNVAIAGSILIYKLKG; this is encoded by the coding sequence ATGGAGCAAATTACATCTGCACAAAATGCGAAGATAAAGCATGCGAATAAATTAAAAAAGAAAAAAGAACGTGACAAATCTGGGTTGGTTTTAGTAGAAGGTACACATCTTATTGATGAAGCTGTTAAAAGCCGTTTAACTATTAAGCAATTATTTATCGTTGAACCTGAAAGATTTGATATTGAGTTGATTGAAGCTGCTGAAGAACAATATCAAATTAATTTCAAAGTAGCAGAAGCATTATCTGGAACGGTGACACCGCAAGGTATCTTTGCGATTATCGAAAAACCAGACGTTTCTAAACAAGTAGAAGTTGCGAAGCAAGTACTTTTACTTGATCGTATTCAAGACCCTGGTAATTTAGGCACACTTATTAGAACAGCAGATGCGGCAGCATTAGATTTAATCGTGATGTCACCTGGTTCAGCAGATCCTTTCCAAGATAAAGTGCTAAGAGCGAGCCAAGGCAGCGTGTTTCATTTACCAATCATTTCACAAGATATTAAAGAATTTGTGCAGGATTTTGATGGTCCAGTCTACGGCACAGCATTGGATAATGCGATTAATTTTAATGAGGTAGAATCTCAAGAAAAATTTGGTTTGTTGCTCGGTAATGAAGGTCAAGGTGTTGATCCAGAATTACTTGAATATACAACACAGCGTTTGACAATCCCAATGTATGGTGAAGCTGAGAGTTTAAATGTTGCAATAGCAGGCAGTATTTTAATTTATAAATTAAAAGGTTGA
- the rpmF gene encoding 50S ribosomal protein L32 codes for MAVPKRRTSKTRKNKRRTHIKLAVPGMTECPNCGEYKLSHRVCKNCGSYNGEEVVSK; via the coding sequence ATGGCAGTTCCAAAAAGAAGAACATCTAAAACTAGAAAAAATAAACGTCGTACGCACATCAAATTAGCAGTGCCTGGTATGACTGAATGCCCTAACTGCGGTGAATACAAATTATCTCACCGTGTATGTAAAAACTGTGGTTCTTACAATGGCGAAGAAGTCGTTTCAAAATAA
- a CDS encoding YceD family protein codes for MKWSITQLRKYQGKPFEFDQTVNFNHLIDKLGLIDLSDIRVKGQLDVKSNEVVADMHITGEYTMEDARALEPVKVPIDVETTEIFDLEGHEYSDDEDDENENYHLALSGMIDLRDIAEELVIIEKPIRAVADDSSIDDMLQEGQGWEVIDEDQLEQNEQADEGSKKVDPRLQKLQQFYDEKQ; via the coding sequence ATGAAATGGTCAATAACGCAATTAAGAAAATATCAAGGTAAGCCTTTTGAATTTGATCAAACTGTAAATTTTAATCATTTAATTGATAAATTAGGACTCATTGATTTGTCCGATATCCGAGTTAAGGGTCAGCTTGATGTCAAATCAAATGAAGTTGTTGCAGACATGCATATCACTGGTGAATATACGATGGAAGATGCTCGTGCACTAGAACCGGTCAAAGTACCGATTGACGTTGAAACAACTGAAATTTTTGATTTAGAAGGTCATGAATACAGTGACGATGAAGATGATGAAAATGAAAATTATCATCTCGCGTTAAGCGGAATGATTGATTTACGTGATATTGCAGAAGAGCTTGTCATCATAGAAAAGCCTATCCGAGCAGTGGCTGACGATAGCAGTATCGATGATATGCTGCAAGAAGGTCAAGGTTGGGAAGTTATTGACGAAGACCAATTAGAACAAAATGAACAAGCAGATGAAGGTTCTAAGAAAGTCGATCCAAGGCTTCAAAAATTACAACAATTTTATGATGAAAAGCAATAG
- a CDS encoding nucleotidyltransferase encodes MKCAALITEYNPFHNGHVYHAQQARQIADADVTIAIMSGQFVMRGEPAVYNKFIRTQMALSTCDLVVELPAYAALSAGEYFAEFGVKVADYMNADALVFGSESGSIQAFEELALQINHIEEHPEFQIKLREGKSYPRIISELLGEPPLLQTPNNILGLSYVQAILKSAPTIQPFSIQRHKTEHHNQAISDNHFASGTAIRHALNTEDKMWEQVVPNSIHELYAKPHMNTNQLFPYLKYKILSTSSDDLRAIHTISEGFEHRLKSSISTSDNFEQLMNQLKTKRYTYTRIQRMLMNVLLNFKQQDKPTTLNAVRILGMNETGQRYLKQLKQDFPERRFITNVNKTTAPYFKPEIKATEIYNLISGQTQTDFNTPVIRVKNKEK; translated from the coding sequence ATGAAATGCGCTGCATTAATTACTGAATACAATCCCTTCCATAACGGACATGTTTATCATGCACAACAAGCCCGTCAAATCGCAGATGCAGATGTGACGATAGCAATTATGAGCGGCCAATTTGTTATGCGCGGTGAACCTGCAGTTTACAACAAATTTATACGCACGCAAATGGCACTTTCAACTTGTGACTTAGTTGTCGAACTACCAGCTTATGCAGCATTATCAGCTGGCGAATATTTTGCAGAATTCGGTGTTAAAGTTGCTGATTACATGAATGCTGATGCACTTGTATTCGGAAGCGAATCAGGCAGTATACAAGCATTCGAAGAACTTGCCTTACAAATCAACCATATCGAAGAACATCCAGAATTTCAAATAAAGTTGCGAGAAGGCAAAAGTTATCCAAGAATTATCAGTGAGCTATTAGGAGAACCTCCCCTCCTGCAAACACCAAATAATATTTTAGGTCTGTCTTATGTACAAGCTATTTTAAAATCAGCACCCACTATTCAACCTTTTTCTATACAAAGACATAAAACAGAACATCATAATCAAGCAATCAGCGATAACCATTTCGCAAGTGGTACAGCAATCAGACACGCACTCAATACAGAAGATAAAATGTGGGAACAAGTTGTACCGAATTCCATTCACGAACTCTATGCAAAACCGCACATGAATACGAATCAACTTTTTCCTTATTTAAAATATAAAATATTGAGTACTTCATCAGATGATTTGCGTGCTATTCATACAATTAGTGAAGGTTTTGAACACCGCTTAAAATCAAGCATCAGTACATCTGATAACTTTGAGCAGTTAATGAATCAACTCAAAACCAAGCGTTATACTTATACCCGAATTCAAAGAATGCTAATGAATGTTTTATTAAATTTCAAACAACAAGATAAGCCGACAACCCTTAATGCCGTTCGCATTTTGGGGATGAACGAAACAGGTCAGCGTTACTTGAAACAATTAAAACAAGATTTCCCAGAACGTCGTTTTATAACAAATGTAAACAAAACAACCGCTCCATACTTCAAACCCGAAATTAAAGCCACTGAAATTTACAACTTAATTTCTGGTCAAACACAAACGGATTTCAATACACCCGTTATTAGGGTAAAGAATAAGGAAAAGTGA
- a CDS encoding ornithine cyclodeaminase family protein: MQVFSEALVEENYKMSDAIRDIEKAFSHLEDIQQAPRTVIPTGEGAKAMLYMPCVDLKQQLGTVKITSITPDNPKSGKPTTQAQIVISNLKNGEHEAIIDGSYLTRLRTGALSGIASKYMSKPDARILGMIGTGGMAYEQFLGNLEVRPIDKVILYNRTTKKAESFKQRILKAYPNLEVTVTDDVVELVKKSDIINCQTPSNEPVFNAEDIQPGTHINGIGSYQPSMKEIDYKIFPKADWVVVDDLEGVKEESGELIKANENGTFTFEEIDDELKTLSINNQKRENEDAITVFKCVGAAYFDLAVAVGAYQKLND, translated from the coding sequence ATGCAAGTATTTTCAGAAGCACTTGTTGAAGAAAATTATAAAATGTCAGATGCGATACGAGATATCGAAAAAGCATTTTCTCATTTAGAAGATATCCAGCAAGCACCGCGGACAGTAATACCTACAGGCGAAGGTGCCAAAGCTATGCTTTATATGCCTTGTGTTGATTTAAAACAACAACTTGGTACAGTCAAAATCACATCAATCACACCTGACAATCCAAAATCAGGCAAACCGACAACTCAAGCTCAAATTGTCATCTCCAATCTCAAAAATGGCGAGCATGAAGCGATTATAGACGGCAGTTATCTTACTAGATTGCGTACAGGCGCTTTAAGTGGTATCGCTTCTAAATATATGAGTAAACCAGATGCCAGAATTCTAGGTATGATCGGCACGGGCGGTATGGCTTATGAACAATTTTTAGGCAACTTGGAAGTTCGTCCTATAGATAAAGTTATACTTTATAACCGGACAACAAAAAAAGCTGAATCTTTTAAGCAACGTATTTTAAAAGCGTATCCGAATTTGGAAGTAACAGTGACAGATGATGTCGTAGAGCTAGTTAAAAAATCCGATATCATTAACTGTCAAACGCCTTCTAATGAACCTGTATTTAATGCAGAAGATATTCAACCTGGGACACATATCAATGGGATCGGTTCTTATCAACCTTCTATGAAAGAAATAGATTATAAAATCTTCCCTAAAGCAGATTGGGTAGTAGTCGATGACTTAGAAGGTGTTAAGGAAGAATCTGGTGAATTAATTAAGGCAAATGAAAATGGAACTTTTACATTTGAAGAAATTGATGACGAATTAAAAACACTGTCTATTAATAATCAAAAACGCGAAAACGAAGATGCGATTACTGTATTTAAATGTGTAGGTGCTGCTTATTTTGATTTAGCAGTTGCTGTTGGAGCGTATCAGAAATTGAATGACTAG
- the coaD gene encoding pantetheine-phosphate adenylyltransferase, translated as MTESKAVIPGSFDPITYGHMDIIERVAQRFDEIHICVLKNSNKEGTFTVEERMALIEASVADIPNVEVHQFNGLLVDFCDEVGAKTIIRGLRAVSDFEYELRLTSMNKKLNSDVETLYMMTSTNYSFISSSVVKEVAQYKADISEFVPEPVEKALKEKFGK; from the coding sequence ATGACTGAATCTAAAGCAGTAATACCAGGGAGTTTTGATCCGATTACATACGGACATATGGATATTATCGAGAGAGTCGCACAGCGTTTTGATGAAATTCATATTTGTGTGTTGAAAAACAGTAATAAGGAAGGGACATTTACTGTTGAAGAACGTATGGCTTTAATCGAAGCATCGGTCGCAGATATTCCAAATGTTGAAGTCCATCAATTTAATGGATTATTAGTTGATTTTTGTGACGAAGTGGGTGCAAAAACGATTATTAGAGGCTTACGTGCAGTTAGTGATTTTGAATATGAGTTGCGTTTGACATCAATGAATAAGAAATTAAATAGTGATGTTGAGACATTATATATGATGACAAGCACGAATTATTCATTTATCAGTTCAAGTGTGGTTAAAGAGGTTGCACAATACAAAGCTGATATTTCAGAGTTTGTACCTGAACCTGTGGAAAAGGCATTAAAAGAAAAATTCGGTAAGTAA
- the rsmD gene encoding 16S rRNA (guanine(966)-N(2))-methyltransferase RsmD gives MRVIAGKHKSKALESLEGRNTRPTMDKVKEGIFNSLHEVSGIGLDLFAGSGGLGIEALSRGMDEMIFVDQNFKAVKIIKNNLKNLDLTKQSEVYKNNADRALKALAKREIQFDIIFLDPPYQKGLIDDALAKIEEFNLLKKSGIIVCEFNHKENIDTQSFEVIKRYHYGLTDTMLLEKGERDD, from the coding sequence ATGAGAGTCATTGCTGGTAAGCATAAGAGTAAAGCTTTAGAGAGCCTAGAAGGCAGAAACACACGTCCGACAATGGATAAAGTCAAAGAAGGTATTTTTAATAGTTTGCATGAGGTATCGGGTATTGGCTTGGATTTGTTTGCGGGAAGCGGTGGGTTAGGAATTGAAGCTCTTTCTCGCGGTATGGATGAAATGATTTTTGTGGATCAGAATTTTAAAGCAGTTAAAATCATAAAAAATAATTTGAAAAATTTAGATTTAACGAAGCAATCTGAAGTATACAAAAATAATGCGGATCGCGCTTTAAAGGCATTAGCTAAACGTGAAATTCAATTTGATATTATCTTTTTAGATCCTCCTTATCAAAAAGGGTTGATAGATGATGCATTAGCCAAAATTGAGGAGTTTAACTTATTGAAAAAAAGTGGTATCATCGTTTGTGAGTTTAACCATAAAGAAAATATTGATACACAATCATTTGAGGTTATTAAGCGTTATCATTATGGGTTAACAGATACTATGCTATTAGAAAAAGGAGAACGTGATGACTGA
- a CDS encoding DUF2129 domain-containing protein, protein MTEIIPRTSLIIYLKHMKHERHIRKYGHIIYSNRQRKYVIMYINENDADRIVNRLMKLKYVRQIDGSPYKYLKKTYEKEKYEIN, encoded by the coding sequence ATGACAGAAATCATACCAAGAACAAGTTTGATAATCTATCTTAAACATATGAAACATGAACGTCATATACGCAAATATGGTCATATTATTTACAGTAATCGTCAACGTAAATATGTCATCATGTATATTAATGAAAATGATGCTGATCGTATTGTAAACCGACTCATGAAATTAAAATATGTGCGCCAAATTGATGGCTCACCTTATAAATATTTAAAGAAAACGTATGAAAAAGAAAAATACGAAATCAATTAA
- a CDS encoding glycerophosphodiester phosphodiesterase, which produces MVKISRLLRNSAAGAAGIISGLILYSKFKGQPESHPIPPFFTRKKQYIFAHRGGMALRPELTKLAFDTAQDYEVDGFETDVRVTRDEQLIVFHDAEVDRTTNGSGKVSEHRLDEIQRLDAGYHFKDINNDTPYRNNPDAKVMTFDELLETYPEMLINVDLKDHPDSMEGQIAPELIYESIVSHNAQNRVLVTSFYQEQIRCFNEISLGTVAIGASEEEVTVGLTKFFTGLGNMFEVQANTFQMPTTYHNIPLTSQRLISWLNSRNIVPGYYGVNSIDLMSDLFNKGVHTVVTDRPDLAFQYRQNQVQK; this is translated from the coding sequence ATGGTAAAAATAAGTAGATTACTTAGAAACAGTGCAGCGGGAGCTGCCGGTATTATCAGCGGTCTTATCTTATATTCTAAATTCAAAGGTCAACCAGAATCACACCCTATTCCCCCATTCTTCACGCGCAAAAAACAGTACATTTTTGCACATCGCGGTGGAATGGCGTTACGTCCTGAATTAACTAAACTAGCTTTTGATACAGCGCAAGACTATGAAGTCGATGGTTTTGAAACTGACGTGCGTGTTACGCGCGATGAACAATTGATAGTCTTTCACGATGCTGAAGTTGATCGTACAACTAACGGTTCAGGTAAAGTCAGCGAACATCGTTTAGATGAAATCCAACGCTTAGATGCCGGTTATCATTTTAAAGATATTAATAACGATACACCTTACCGCAACAACCCAGATGCAAAAGTGATGACATTTGACGAATTATTGGAAACTTATCCTGAAATGTTAATTAACGTCGACTTAAAAGACCATCCTGATTCTATGGAAGGACAAATTGCACCAGAATTAATTTATGAATCAATCGTAAGTCATAACGCTCAAAATCGTGTGCTCGTAACAAGCTTTTATCAAGAACAAATCCGTTGTTTCAATGAAATCAGTTTAGGTACCGTTGCAATAGGTGCCAGCGAAGAAGAAGTTACAGTAGGTCTTACTAAATTCTTCACTGGTCTTGGCAATATGTTTGAAGTACAAGCCAATACTTTCCAAATGCCTACAACTTATCACAATATACCATTGACATCACAACGCTTAATTAGTTGGTTGAATTCACGCAACATCGTACCTGGTTATTATGGTGTAAACAGTATAGATTTAATGAGCGATCTCTTTAATAAAGGTGTTCATACAGTAGTGACAGACCGTCCTGATTTGGCATTCCAATATCGTCAAAATCAAGTTCAAAAATAA
- a CDS encoding YlbF family regulator produces MINTEVIDVLDQVDKVSDMILNSDIYQSYTKAGSVMNDDPEAAARYNEFMKNKVKYDEVMRFGKYHPDYQQVTRATRKSKRDYEMVPTVMAYKQMEVELQNLVDEVLTIIATSISDHVKVEVGNPFFRTDMHGCSTGGTCQCKIHA; encoded by the coding sequence ATGATAAATACTGAAGTAATTGATGTATTGGACCAAGTAGATAAAGTAAGTGATATGATTTTGAACTCAGATATTTACCAGTCATATACAAAAGCGGGTTCAGTAATGAATGATGATCCTGAAGCTGCTGCACGTTATAATGAGTTTATGAAAAATAAAGTCAAATATGATGAAGTTATGCGTTTTGGAAAATATCATCCAGATTATCAGCAAGTGACTAGAGCAACACGCAAGTCTAAACGTGATTATGAAATGGTACCGACAGTAATGGCATATAAGCAAATGGAAGTGGAATTGCAGAATCTAGTAGATGAAGTTCTTACGATTATAGCAACTTCGATTTCAGACCATGTGAAAGTTGAAGTAGGCAATCCATTCTTCAGAACAGACATGCACGGCTGTAGCACTGGCGGTACTTGCCAATGTAAAATTCATGCATAA